The following coding sequences lie in one Arachis ipaensis cultivar K30076 chromosome B05, Araip1.1, whole genome shotgun sequence genomic window:
- the LOC107641130 gene encoding pentatricopeptide repeat-containing protein At1g62930, chloroplastic-like → MLSSSTSTITFIFRYSLLQIPNFVSFPSSSSLHSHSEPPSTRQVDEAVDSFTRMLSMRRTPPIIQFNKILGSLSKTNHFPTSISLFRQLQARGIAPDLFTLSIVINCCGGTGRMTLAFSVLAKIFRMDYQPDTVTFTTILKGLCLCGNVEKALRFHATVLAYGFHFDQVTYGTLINGLCKTGHTSAAIQVLRKIPRYGIAPNVIMYNAIIDSLCKDTLVSQAFHLYSEMLAKGISPDVITYSSLIFGLCLEGQYKEAIDLLSDMVLRNITPDVYTYNTLIDGLCKDGKIKDAKSVLTVMAKHGVKPDVVTYSSLMDGYCLVNEVNKAKYTFNTMAENRVFPNVRIYNIMINGFCKSKMIVEALNLFEEMHRKNLVPDTVTYNTLIDGLGKSRRILCALELLEKMHDRGQPANIVTYSSLMDALFNIKQHDKALMLFNQMKESGIDPNIYTYTILIDGLCKSGWLKNAKEIFQDLSIKGYHLNTRIYNVMIKGLCKESLLDEALALKLEMEDNGCSPDAVTYEITIGALLEKGENDQALKHLHEMIARGLLKRQ, encoded by the coding sequence ATGTTGTCATCCTCAACCTCAACGATCACTTTCATTTTTAGGTATTCTCTTCTCCAAATCCCTAATTTTGTTTCCTTCCCTTCCTCTTCATCCCTTCACTCTCATTCTGAGCCCCCATCCACTCGCCAAGTCGATGAAGCTGTTGATTCTTTCACTCGCATGCTCTCTATGCGTCGTACTCCTCCCATCATCCAATTTAACAAGATTTTGGGATCTCTTTCCAAGACCAACCATTTCCCCACTTCCATTTCCCTTTTTCGGCAATTGCAAGCCAGAGGAATCGCTCCCGACTTATTTACTTTGAGCATCGTAATTAATTGTTGTGGCGGCACGGGTCGTATGACGCTTGCTTTCTCTGTGTTGGCCAAGATTTTCAGAATGGATTATCAACCTGATACGGTAACATTCACAACAATCCTGAAAGGCCTCTGTCTCTGTGGTAATGTTGAAAAGGCACTGCGCTTTCATGCCACAGTGCTGGCTTATGGATTTCACTTCGACCAAGTCACTTATGGGACCTTGATCAATGGCCTCTGTAAGACCGGACACACATCAGCTGCTATTCAAGTGTTGAGAAAGATCCCACGGTATGGCATTGCTCCTAATGTCATCATGTACAATGCAATTATTGATAGCCTCTGCAAGGATACACTTGTAAGTCAGGCTTTTCATTTATACTCTGAGATGCTTGCTAAGGGAATTTCTCCAGATGTTATAACATACAGTTCTCTCATTTTTGGATTGTGTCTTGAAGGTCAATATAAGGAAGCCATTGATTTGTTAAGTGATATGGTGCTTAGAAACATTACTCCTGATGTTTATACCTATAATACTTTGATCGATGGGCTATGCAAGGATGGAAAGATCAAAGATGCTAAGAGTGTATTGACTGTAATGGCAAAACATGGTGTGAAACCAGATGTGGTTACTTATAGCAGCTTAATGGATGGATATTGTTTGGTTAATGAAGTAAACAAGGCAAAATATACATTCAACACAATGGCCGAGAATAGAGTGTTTCCTAATGTTCGGATTTACAATATCATGATTAATGGCTTTTGCAAAAGTAAAATGATTGTTGAGGCCTTGAATCTCTTCGAAGAGATGCATCGCAAGAACTTGGTTCCTGACACGGTAACTTACAATACTCTAATTGATGGATTGGGAAAATCAAGGAGAATCCTTTGTGCCTTGGAGCTTCTTGAAAAGATGCATGATCGAGGTCAACCCGCTAATATAGTCACTTACAGTTCTTTGATGGATGCTTTGTTCAATATCAAACAACATGACAAGGCACTTATGTTATTCAATCAAATGAAAGAGAGTGGCATTGATCcgaatatatatacatacaccATACTTATAGATGGCCTGTGCAAAAGTGGATGGCTTAAAAATGCAAAAGAGATTTTTCAAGATCTTTCCATTAAAGGCTATCACCTAAACACAAGGATATACAATGTTATGATAAAGGGGCTCTGCAAAGAGAGCCTACTTGATGAAGCATTGGCCTTAAAGTTGGAAATGGAAGACAATGGTTGCTCTCCGGATGCTGTAACTTACGAAATAACTATTGGTGCTCTGTTGGAAAAAGGTGAAAATGATCAAGCGCTGAAACATCTTCATGAAATGATTGCTAGAGGcttattgaaaagacaataa